A part of Vanessa tameamea isolate UH-Manoa-2023 chromosome 20, ilVanTame1 primary haplotype, whole genome shotgun sequence genomic DNA contains:
- the LOC113391462 gene encoding uncharacterized protein LOC113391462 isoform X2, with the protein MSQMLPDAGEVMRRAACGDAGGPAPRRAVASSENKELLRRQLLSASKERNVDKSDPPKVKHTRSRQKNRWKLKFHHQALPQEYLDHYEQSLQRANNKKKTPEKPKDSAVENNFTNETFKIWAQRLAGVQKETGTLTVPQASVLNMAARNKEEKKKKAPAITPSKIMTYEDLPYMGEMTLNNSKPRRGRKPKKADICHLIYENYGTVVPGQPPPQERLNQGNVCPAFRSTNTPHNTSKTDLQNKIISSLLERKLSQEQKRRLENPSPPRFCSPDEPMPEAPATTAGPLHSDDEPLNLCIRDLHDLKLQIQKKFGNIYTTPEVKAEIEDSLEQESLKSEQPNAISVIQRNTNVPPTASSSPDLSRQSRNISPTLSEPVQSTVSPDDDKFPGYIYWPNAGIYMHPLALQTQLLYYQRLAASGQLPFSPEDRDKVSTPGSESTTTDASPDEGKNKLVLKQISELLDPKVIKQVEERKSPEFAKKRASPKLVQGPVKRKRSAIFIPPMPAKNSTTTPTTEVSICKFKFTGGSKPSLQEKKMLSVDSGGNFRYYSGTGNKGNKGYEYLQKDSTQGRNTESVPSISTVPKTDPQNNAALKDDLNKKKRKSRKTLQREKLEQTFKEKGFLIQTQQLQSAEGATYCKFRQLRKFTRYLFRSWKDYLPGELDDRTNDPPSEQPPPAGEAGAEWT; encoded by the exons ATGTCGCAAATGCTACCCGATGCCGGAG AAGTGATGCGGCGCGCGGCGTGCGGCGACGCCGGCGggcccgcgccgcgccgcgctgTCGC TTCGTCTGAGAATAAGGAGCTTCTTCGTCGGCAACTCCTCTCGGCCAGTAAGGAGCGGAACGTCGATAAATCCGACCCGCCCAAAGTGAAGCACACGCGGAGCAGGCAGAAAAACCGGTGGAAGTTAAAATTCCACCACCAAGCGCTGCCCCAGGAATACTTGGACCACTACGAGCAGAGCCTCCAGAGGGCgaataataagaagaaaacCCCAGAAAAACCAAAAGACTCGGCCGTTGAGAACAATTTCACTAATGAGACTTTCAAAATTTGGGCGCAGAGATTAGCCGGAGTTCAGAAGGAGACTGGAACGCTGACCGTGCCCCAGGCGTCTGTTTTGAATATGGCAGCTAGAAATAAGGAGGAGAAGAAAAAGAAGGCTCCTGCTATCACACCCAGCAAAATCATGACGTACGAAGATCTACCCTATATGGGGGAGATGACGTTAAACAATTCTAAGCCACGACGCGGTCGAAAACCGAAGAAGGCCGATATTTGTCATTTAATCTACGAGAACTATGGAACGGTTGTACCGGGTCAGCCTCCCCCTCAAGAGCGACTAAACCAAGGAAATGTATGCCCGGCGTTTAGGAGTACAAATACACCTCACAACACGTCAAAGACAGATTTACAGAACAAGATTATTTCAAGCCTTCTGGAAAGAAAACTGTCACAAGAACAAAAACGACGTCTAGAGAATCCTTCGCCGCCACGATTCTGCAGCCCCGATGAACCAATGCCGGAGGCGCCGGCCACAACGGCCGGCCCGCTGCATAGCGACGACGAACCTCTCAATCTATGTATAAGAGATCTACATGATTTAAAGTTACAAATTCAAAAGAAATTTGGCAACATTTACACAACGCCTGAAGTTAAAGCTGAAATAGAAGACAGTTTAGAACAGGAAAGTTTAAAAAGTGAACAACCTAATGCTATCTCTGTTATACAACGGAATACAAACGTGCCCCCAACAGCTAGCAGTTCACCTGATCTCTCTCGGCAATCGAGGAACATATCCCCGACTCTATCTGAACCGGTTCAGTCTACAGTCAGCCCAGACGACGACAAATTTCCAGGCTACATATATTGGCCAAATGCAGGTATATACATGCATCCTTTAGCGTTACAGACCCAACTGTTATATTACCAAAGGCTAGCAGCTTCTGGGCAGCTCCCGTTTTCTCCCGAAGATCGCGATAAAGTTTCAACGCCGGGCAGTGAAAGCACTACCACAGATGCGTCGCCGGATGAGGGAAAGAATAAATTAGTGCTCAAACAAATATCGGAACTTCTGGACCCAAAGGTAATAAAACAAGTCGAGGAAAGAAAAAGTCCAGAATTTGCGAAGAAGAGAGCATCGCCTAAACTCGTCCAAGGACCTGTTAAGAGAAAAAGATCAGCAATATTTATTCCTCCAATGCCGGCTAAAAATAGTACCACAACCCCGACCACAGAAGTTAGCATTTGTAAATTCAAATTCACAGGCGGCTCGAAGCCGTCCTTGCAAGAGAAGAAGATGCTGTCAGTGGACTCCGGAGGGAACTTCAGGTATTACAGTGGGACGGGCAATAAAGGAAACAAAGGTTACGAGTACTTACAAAAAGACTCGACCCAAGGAAGAAACACTGAATCCGTACCGTCGATATCGACAGTACCCAAAACCGATCCTCAAAATAACGCCGCGCTCAAAGATgacttgaacaaaaaaaaaagaaagtcaaGGAAGACATTGCAAAGGGAGAAATTAGAACAAACTTTTAAAGAAAAGGGCTTTCTGATCCAGACCCAGCAACTGCAGTCGGCGGAGGGCGCCACGTACTGCAAGTTTAGACAATTAAGGAAGTTTACGAGATACCTCTTTAGGAGTTGGAAAGACTATTTGCCGGGAGAATTAGATGACAGAACAAACGACCCGCCAAGCGAGCAGCCGCCGCCGGCGGGCGAGGCCGGCGCAGAGTGGACTTAG
- the LOC113391462 gene encoding uncharacterized protein LOC113391462 isoform X1 yields MCGIRARFRGIVLKQVMRRAACGDAGGPAPRRAVASSENKELLRRQLLSASKERNVDKSDPPKVKHTRSRQKNRWKLKFHHQALPQEYLDHYEQSLQRANNKKKTPEKPKDSAVENNFTNETFKIWAQRLAGVQKETGTLTVPQASVLNMAARNKEEKKKKAPAITPSKIMTYEDLPYMGEMTLNNSKPRRGRKPKKADICHLIYENYGTVVPGQPPPQERLNQGNVCPAFRSTNTPHNTSKTDLQNKIISSLLERKLSQEQKRRLENPSPPRFCSPDEPMPEAPATTAGPLHSDDEPLNLCIRDLHDLKLQIQKKFGNIYTTPEVKAEIEDSLEQESLKSEQPNAISVIQRNTNVPPTASSSPDLSRQSRNISPTLSEPVQSTVSPDDDKFPGYIYWPNAGIYMHPLALQTQLLYYQRLAASGQLPFSPEDRDKVSTPGSESTTTDASPDEGKNKLVLKQISELLDPKVIKQVEERKSPEFAKKRASPKLVQGPVKRKRSAIFIPPMPAKNSTTTPTTEVSICKFKFTGGSKPSLQEKKMLSVDSGGNFRYYSGTGNKGNKGYEYLQKDSTQGRNTESVPSISTVPKTDPQNNAALKDDLNKKKRKSRKTLQREKLEQTFKEKGFLIQTQQLQSAEGATYCKFRQLRKFTRYLFRSWKDYLPGELDDRTNDPPSEQPPPAGEAGAEWT; encoded by the exons AAGTGATGCGGCGCGCGGCGTGCGGCGACGCCGGCGggcccgcgccgcgccgcgctgTCGC TTCGTCTGAGAATAAGGAGCTTCTTCGTCGGCAACTCCTCTCGGCCAGTAAGGAGCGGAACGTCGATAAATCCGACCCGCCCAAAGTGAAGCACACGCGGAGCAGGCAGAAAAACCGGTGGAAGTTAAAATTCCACCACCAAGCGCTGCCCCAGGAATACTTGGACCACTACGAGCAGAGCCTCCAGAGGGCgaataataagaagaaaacCCCAGAAAAACCAAAAGACTCGGCCGTTGAGAACAATTTCACTAATGAGACTTTCAAAATTTGGGCGCAGAGATTAGCCGGAGTTCAGAAGGAGACTGGAACGCTGACCGTGCCCCAGGCGTCTGTTTTGAATATGGCAGCTAGAAATAAGGAGGAGAAGAAAAAGAAGGCTCCTGCTATCACACCCAGCAAAATCATGACGTACGAAGATCTACCCTATATGGGGGAGATGACGTTAAACAATTCTAAGCCACGACGCGGTCGAAAACCGAAGAAGGCCGATATTTGTCATTTAATCTACGAGAACTATGGAACGGTTGTACCGGGTCAGCCTCCCCCTCAAGAGCGACTAAACCAAGGAAATGTATGCCCGGCGTTTAGGAGTACAAATACACCTCACAACACGTCAAAGACAGATTTACAGAACAAGATTATTTCAAGCCTTCTGGAAAGAAAACTGTCACAAGAACAAAAACGACGTCTAGAGAATCCTTCGCCGCCACGATTCTGCAGCCCCGATGAACCAATGCCGGAGGCGCCGGCCACAACGGCCGGCCCGCTGCATAGCGACGACGAACCTCTCAATCTATGTATAAGAGATCTACATGATTTAAAGTTACAAATTCAAAAGAAATTTGGCAACATTTACACAACGCCTGAAGTTAAAGCTGAAATAGAAGACAGTTTAGAACAGGAAAGTTTAAAAAGTGAACAACCTAATGCTATCTCTGTTATACAACGGAATACAAACGTGCCCCCAACAGCTAGCAGTTCACCTGATCTCTCTCGGCAATCGAGGAACATATCCCCGACTCTATCTGAACCGGTTCAGTCTACAGTCAGCCCAGACGACGACAAATTTCCAGGCTACATATATTGGCCAAATGCAGGTATATACATGCATCCTTTAGCGTTACAGACCCAACTGTTATATTACCAAAGGCTAGCAGCTTCTGGGCAGCTCCCGTTTTCTCCCGAAGATCGCGATAAAGTTTCAACGCCGGGCAGTGAAAGCACTACCACAGATGCGTCGCCGGATGAGGGAAAGAATAAATTAGTGCTCAAACAAATATCGGAACTTCTGGACCCAAAGGTAATAAAACAAGTCGAGGAAAGAAAAAGTCCAGAATTTGCGAAGAAGAGAGCATCGCCTAAACTCGTCCAAGGACCTGTTAAGAGAAAAAGATCAGCAATATTTATTCCTCCAATGCCGGCTAAAAATAGTACCACAACCCCGACCACAGAAGTTAGCATTTGTAAATTCAAATTCACAGGCGGCTCGAAGCCGTCCTTGCAAGAGAAGAAGATGCTGTCAGTGGACTCCGGAGGGAACTTCAGGTATTACAGTGGGACGGGCAATAAAGGAAACAAAGGTTACGAGTACTTACAAAAAGACTCGACCCAAGGAAGAAACACTGAATCCGTACCGTCGATATCGACAGTACCCAAAACCGATCCTCAAAATAACGCCGCGCTCAAAGATgacttgaacaaaaaaaaaagaaagtcaaGGAAGACATTGCAAAGGGAGAAATTAGAACAAACTTTTAAAGAAAAGGGCTTTCTGATCCAGACCCAGCAACTGCAGTCGGCGGAGGGCGCCACGTACTGCAAGTTTAGACAATTAAGGAAGTTTACGAGATACCTCTTTAGGAGTTGGAAAGACTATTTGCCGGGAGAATTAGATGACAGAACAAACGACCCGCCAAGCGAGCAGCCGCCGCCGGCGGGCGAGGCCGGCGCAGAGTGGACTTAG